Proteins co-encoded in one Arthrobacter globiformis genomic window:
- the ybeY gene encoding rRNA maturation RNase YbeY, with the protein MSIEVNNESGIQVDEARLVALARFIFEQLYIHPQAELSILLVDEPAMEKLHIELMDEPGATDVLSVPMDELTPGTPDKPTPQGMLGDIAICPQVAEVQARNAGHSTQDEMLLLTTHGILHLLGYDHAEPEEKAEMFGLQRELLTAFTGKEAPAETTQ; encoded by the coding sequence ATGAGCATCGAAGTTAACAACGAATCCGGCATCCAGGTGGACGAAGCCCGGCTGGTGGCGTTGGCACGCTTCATCTTTGAGCAGCTGTACATCCATCCGCAGGCGGAGCTGTCCATTCTGCTGGTGGACGAGCCGGCCATGGAAAAGCTGCACATCGAGCTTATGGATGAGCCCGGCGCCACCGACGTGCTCTCCGTGCCTATGGACGAGCTGACCCCGGGAACCCCGGACAAGCCGACTCCGCAGGGCATGCTCGGCGACATCGCGATCTGCCCCCAGGTGGCCGAGGTCCAGGCCCGCAACGCCGGACACTCCACGCAGGACGAGATGCTGCTGCTGACCACGCACGGAATTCTGCACCTGCTCGGCTATGACCACGCCGAACCCGAGGAGAAGGCAGAAATGTTCGGCCTGCAGCGCGAACTGCTGACGGCATTCACCGGCAAAGAAGCACCGGCCGAGACCACCCAGTGA
- a CDS encoding PhoH family protein, protein MTESANGKRRLNTGDRTTGEFPHTLPGVRTEVVIFDNSDQMVQSLGSHDEALRFIEDQFPAVSFHVRGNELSINGPAADVPRIMRLLHEVRGLVARGTVITPSVLQQLVSLLRSQSLQNPVEVLTHDILSSRGKTIRPKTLNQKNYVDAIDANTVIFGIGPAGTGKTYLAVAKAVQALQQKEVSRIILTRPAVEAGERLGFLPGTLSDKIDPYLRPLYDALHDMMDPESIPRLMAAGTIEVAPLAYMRGRTLNDAFIILDEAQNTTPEQMKMFLTRLGFGSKMVVTGDVTQVDLPFGTRSGLRIVEEILSGIDDVSFSVLDAADVVRHRLVGDIVNAYSIWDEAQRNRVKHSVPRERREHA, encoded by the coding sequence ATGACTGAATCAGCTAACGGAAAGCGCCGCCTCAACACGGGGGACCGCACCACGGGCGAATTCCCCCATACTCTCCCCGGTGTCCGGACGGAGGTGGTCATCTTCGATAACTCTGATCAGATGGTGCAGTCGTTGGGAAGCCACGACGAGGCCCTCCGCTTCATCGAGGACCAGTTCCCGGCCGTCAGTTTCCACGTCCGCGGCAACGAACTCTCCATCAACGGACCCGCGGCCGATGTTCCGCGGATCATGCGCCTGCTCCACGAGGTCCGGGGTCTCGTGGCCCGCGGCACCGTGATCACGCCGTCAGTTCTCCAGCAGCTGGTTTCGCTTCTCCGCAGCCAGTCTCTGCAGAATCCGGTGGAGGTGCTGACGCACGACATCCTGTCCAGCCGCGGCAAGACCATCCGGCCCAAGACGCTGAACCAGAAGAACTATGTGGACGCCATCGACGCGAACACCGTGATCTTCGGGATCGGCCCCGCCGGTACGGGAAAGACCTACCTCGCGGTGGCTAAGGCGGTGCAGGCCCTGCAGCAGAAGGAAGTCAGCCGGATCATCCTCACCCGCCCCGCCGTTGAAGCAGGCGAACGGCTCGGTTTCCTCCCCGGCACGCTCAGCGACAAGATCGACCCGTACCTGCGGCCGCTGTACGACGCGCTCCACGACATGATGGACCCCGAGTCCATTCCCCGGCTGATGGCGGCCGGAACCATTGAAGTGGCGCCGCTGGCCTACATGAGGGGCCGGACGCTGAACGACGCTTTCATCATTCTTGACGAGGCACAGAACACCACGCCGGAACAGATGAAGATGTTCCTGACCCGACTCGGCTTCGGCTCCAAGATGGTGGTCACCGGCGACGTCACCCAGGTGGACCTTCCGTTCGGAACACGCTCCGGCCTGCGCATCGTCGAGGAGATCCTCAGCGGAATCGACGACGTCAGCTTCTCCGTTCTGGACGCCGCCGACGTCGTCCGCCACCGCCTGGTGGGGGACATCGTCAACGCCTACAGCATCTGGGACGAAGCACAACGCAACCGGGTCAAGCATTCCGTTCCCCGGGAACGACGGGAGCACGCATGA
- a CDS encoding GerMN domain-containing protein: protein MRSALLSALLPAALLLSGCIADPDPAVTANPPTSSSRRAAGTDGVPTTSAPLETTQSSNKAPVYWIGRSNSNVFLYREFRDVPDDENPITRALRAMMSETPLDPDFFTPWQNPKNLATSISGTNVITVDVSADAFNSNLDADMAQRAIQQLVYTATAAGASSGLIDAGQQIEVVILVDGHTDYLAFKHVKLGAPTSRSAGMVAPVWIIDPQQGTEVGDGRVKISGRSTVPSGKLHWRILKVQDNGDKESYLTGEATAAADPAASGVFGITVNLAPGNYEVRVSQIDPGKPQDELNVDTRGFTVR, encoded by the coding sequence ATGCGCTCCGCGCTGCTGTCAGCGCTGCTTCCGGCTGCCCTGCTGCTGTCCGGGTGCATCGCCGATCCCGACCCCGCGGTGACCGCGAACCCGCCGACCTCCTCGTCGCGCAGGGCCGCGGGCACGGACGGCGTCCCCACCACCAGCGCGCCGCTGGAAACGACGCAGTCGTCCAACAAGGCACCCGTGTACTGGATCGGGCGCAGCAACAGCAATGTCTTCCTGTACCGCGAGTTCCGCGACGTGCCGGACGATGAGAACCCGATCACGCGGGCACTTCGCGCCATGATGTCGGAGACGCCGCTGGATCCGGACTTCTTCACGCCGTGGCAGAACCCCAAGAACCTCGCGACCTCGATCTCGGGCACCAACGTCATTACCGTGGACGTTTCCGCCGATGCCTTCAACAGCAACCTTGACGCGGACATGGCCCAGCGGGCCATCCAGCAACTGGTGTACACCGCAACGGCCGCAGGAGCCAGCTCGGGCCTGATTGACGCCGGCCAGCAAATCGAAGTGGTGATCCTGGTGGACGGGCACACCGACTACCTGGCCTTCAAGCACGTCAAGCTCGGTGCCCCCACGTCCCGCAGCGCCGGAATGGTGGCGCCGGTATGGATCATCGATCCGCAACAGGGCACCGAAGTCGGCGACGGCCGGGTCAAGATCTCCGGACGAAGCACCGTCCCCAGCGGCAAACTCCACTGGCGCATCCTCAAGGTCCAGGACAACGGCGACAAGGAAAGCTACCTGACCGGCGAAGCCACGGCTGCCGCGGATCCCGCCGCCTCCGGAGTCTTCGGCATCACGGTCAATCTGGCGCCCGGCAACTACGAGGTGCGCGTCTCCCAGATCGACCCGGGCAAGCCCCAGGACGAACTCAACGTGGACACGCGCGGGTTCACAGTTCGCTAA
- a CDS encoding 16S rRNA (uracil(1498)-N(3))-methyltransferase, translated as MSNPVFFTPAGALDSTVPGSVFVLDGAEARHAVTVKRLAVGERVDIADGAGKRITGTVTDAAPAELTVECTSISVEPRPDVRLVLVQALAKGDRDELAIETATELGIDAVVPWQSERSIVRWKGDRAAKAHGKWQSTVTAAAKQARRAWIPEVRPAVDTHALAKEVAEAGLAVILHEDAVTPLRRVLGKWSEERQEASNPSEIFLIVGPEGGISPREVTRLCSAGAVTALLGPHVLRSSTAGPAGVVVASDVLGRW; from the coding sequence GTGAGCAACCCCGTATTCTTCACACCGGCCGGCGCGCTGGACAGCACGGTTCCCGGTTCTGTGTTCGTCCTCGACGGCGCCGAGGCCCGGCACGCGGTCACCGTCAAGCGCCTGGCCGTGGGGGAGCGGGTGGACATTGCCGACGGCGCCGGCAAGCGCATCACCGGAACCGTGACGGATGCCGCCCCCGCCGAGCTGACGGTCGAATGTACGTCCATCAGCGTGGAACCGCGGCCGGACGTCCGTCTGGTGCTCGTACAGGCACTGGCCAAGGGTGACCGGGACGAACTCGCGATCGAAACCGCCACCGAGTTGGGCATCGACGCCGTGGTTCCATGGCAGTCGGAACGGTCCATCGTCAGGTGGAAGGGTGACCGGGCGGCCAAAGCCCACGGGAAGTGGCAGTCCACCGTGACGGCCGCCGCCAAGCAGGCGCGCCGCGCCTGGATCCCCGAGGTGCGCCCCGCCGTCGACACCCATGCACTGGCTAAGGAAGTGGCGGAAGCCGGCCTTGCCGTGATTCTGCACGAAGACGCGGTCACGCCGCTTCGGCGGGTTCTCGGCAAATGGTCTGAGGAGCGCCAGGAGGCGTCCAATCCCAGCGAGATTTTCCTCATTGTTGGTCCCGAAGGGGGCATCAGTCCCCGCGAGGTCACCCGGCTGTGCAGCGCCGGGGCGGTCACGGCTCTGCTGGGACCGCACGTCCTGCGGTCATCGACGGCGGGACCTGCCGGCGTCGTGGTTGCCAGCGACGTCCTGGGCCGCTGGTAG